Proteins from a single region of Macrotis lagotis isolate mMagLag1 chromosome 2, bilby.v1.9.chrom.fasta, whole genome shotgun sequence:
- the LYZ gene encoding lysozyme C — protein sequence MKVLLFLGFMFLPMVVHGRIMERCEFARRAKQLNLDSKISLANWVCLVQGESNFNTKAKNYNPGDRSTDYGIFQINSHFWCADGKTPNASNGCNVKCTELMEDNLIKAVRCAKKIVDQQGIGAWVAWRKNCQGRDVSSYLRGCRL from the exons ATGAAGGTACTCCTTTTTCTGGGATTCATGTTTCTCCCCATGGTAGTACATGGTAGGATCATGGAAAGATGTGAATTTGCCAGAAGAGCAAAGCAGCTAAATCTGGATAGTAAAATCAGCCTGGCTAACT GGGTGTGCTTGGTACAGGGGGAGAGCAATTTTAATACCAAAGCTAAAAACTACAACCCTGGAGATAGAAGCACTGATTATGGAATATTTCAGATCAACAGTCACTTCTGGTGTGCTGATGGCAAGACACCAAATGCATCTAATGGGTGTAATGTCAAATGCACAG AACTTATGGAAGATAATCTCATTAAAGCTGTAAGATGTGCAAAGAAGATTGTAGATCAACAAGGCATTGGGGCATG GGTGGCCTGGAGAAAGAATTGCCAAGGAAGAGATGTTTCCAGTTACCTCAGAGGCTGTCGTCTTTAA